In Streptomyces sp. NBC_00341, the DNA window CAGTCCGACGCCGTCGAATCCGTCGAGGAAGCCCTTGGGGAAGCCGGTCTCCCACTCCAGGTAGAGGCGGCCCTCCTTGAGCAGGTAGATCGCGAGCTGCCTGCCGCCGAACGCGGGCAGCAGCTCCTCCGTCACCACGGCGGAGACCTGCCGGGCGGTGACGGCCTCGGTCAGCGCGATGGCCAGCGCGACCGGCCGGTAGAGCGCGGCGGAGCGGTCGGCGGGGGAACCGAGGCCCAGCCCCGGCGAGGACACGGAGCCCGGCGCGTAGGAGGGTTCCTCGGTGGGGGTGAGTACGGCCGTCAGCCCTTCGTGGCCGGGGTACAGGGAGATCGCGAGCCAGGGGGGCGGGTTGCGCCGGGCGAGGAAGTGGACCGGCTCGTCGGAGATCATGGCGGACCGGTAGTGGTCCTCGTACGCGGGGTTGGCGAACCACGGAAGGACTTCCCAGAGCACCCGCCCGACCAGCTCGGACCTGGCGTGGCCGAGGAGCTGCTCGGCCAGGTCGTTGAGGTAGGTGATCCGGCCGAAGCGGTCCAGCGAGAAGATGCCCCGCGGCAGCCGGTCGGCCGCCTCCGGAACGACCGGGCCGATGCCGAGGTCCACCAGGAATCCGGTCAGATGGCTCGCCGCGCCGGGCCCGGCCGCGCCGTCCCGGCGGCCCGAGACCTCCAGCAGGTGCGAGCGGCCGTCGGGGCCGCGCAGCCGCATCCTGCGTACGACGGGGCCGCCCGAACCCGCCGCCTGGCGGGCCAGGGCCCACAGTCCGTAGACGTCCTCCGGAGCCAGTCGCGCGGCCAGCGCGTCGATCGTGCCCGGGAACTCGGCGGGCTCGGTGCCGAGGATCGCGCACAGTTCGGCGTCGGCGCCGACGGCGCCGCTGGCCAGGTCCCAGTCGAAGCGGCCGATCCGTACGGGCGGCGAGCTGCCCGCGGGCAGCTGGACGGGGAGCGGCTCCTCGTCCCAGCGCGGTTCCGTACCGGCGGACGCCAGCTCCGTCAGTGCGGTCCCCAGCTCTTCGGCGACCGTGCCGAGCCTGCGCCGTTCCGCGGTTCCCACCGGCTTCCCGGGCGTCGCCGGACGCAGGATCGTCAGGACCCCGACCGGTTCGCCGCCGCACCTGACCGGCACGTACAGGGAGCCGAACGGGAACGGCAGGCCCGCCATCAGCTGCGGGTAGCGGCGCATGGCCTCCTCGGGGTCGGCGAGGTGGACGGCCTGGCCCCTGCGGAAGGCGTCGGCCACCGGGAACGGGCGGTTCACATGCATCCGCCACCAGGGGCGGAACAGCGGTCCGGGCAGTCCCGCCAGCACCGCCAGCCGCAGCAGTCCCGGTGTGCGGGAGCGGAGGAAGGCCCCGCCCGCCTGTCCGCCCGCGGCCTCGACCCCGTTCACGACGGCCTGGGCGAGCACCAGGGACAGTTCGTCCGGCGCCCGGCCGTCCTTCAGTCTCCCGGGCACACCGGCGCCCTCGCTGAGCGGAGCACCCCGGGCCGCGCCGTACCAGGTCACCTACCCAGCATGCTCCCGGGCGGCCGTGCTCCGCACTTCAGACAGGGGCACCACGGAACAGCGAGCACCCTATGCACATAAATGCACCCTTTACACTTGTATGCGAGTGTGAAAGGCGGCCCATCGTCCGACATCCGCACAGGAGGCACGATCATGGGCAAGAAGCAGAGCCGGCACAACCGTGGCGCCCGCAGCGGCGGCCATGAGCACTCCGCGACCGCGGAGCCCAAGGAACAGACGAGCACCGCGCCCGCGCCCGAAGGGGTGAAGGCGATCTCGGAACAGGTCTCGCACAGGCGTGAGCGCAAGTTCGGCCACAACTGACCTGCGCCACGACCGGAGTCACGTCCGAACGAAGTCGCCCCGAACGAAGCGCAAATCGAAGAAGTCTCCTACGAACGAACGGAGCGGCGGTCGCCATCGATGGCGACCGCCGCTCCGTTGCGACCGTGCGAGGGTTGTCGGGACGTCCGGGCCGCTCTACCGGTCATCGGCGGGCGGCCGCTTGTCGCCGAGCTGGTCATTGAGCTTCTGCTGGGCGGAGTCGACCTGGCCGCCGTACTTGCCACCCGTCTTCTTGTCGACGATGTCGCCGCCCTTCTCGACTCCCTGGCGGGCCTGGTCCGGGTGCCCCTTCATCAGGTCCTTGATCTTGTCGAGCATGCTCATGACTGTCCTCCTCATGGAACGCTGACCCTCCCAGCATCCACGCGGGGCCCGGGTGCCGCACCTGGAGGCGGCGGGCGGGCGACATCCGGCGGGCGGTCCGACCTCAGAGAAATTACTCGCAGGTATGTAGTGACTTCTTGCGCGAGCGACAGTAGAACTCGTTCCCATTCGATCGAGAGTGAGGAACGTCACATGACGGACTCAAGCTTACCCGACAAGGGATCGAGCGGTGTCTCGCGTCGCAGATTCATCGCTAGAACAAGTTTCATAGTGGGGGCTGCGGCCCTCTCCGGACACGCCACCGTCGCCCAGGCGGCGAGTCGCGCCCGAGCCACGGTGATCGGCAGCGGTGAGCACGTTCCGGTCCTGGTGATCGGCACCGGGTACGGCGGCTCCGTGGCCGCCCTGCGGCTCGCCCGCGCGGGCATCAAGGTGCACATGGTCGAGATGGGCATGTCCTGGGACAGCCCCGGCTCCGACGGCAAGATCTTCGCCAACACGACGAGCCCCGACGGCCGCTCGTACTGGCTGCGCACCAAGACCAAGCAGCCCCTCAGCAACTTCTTCGGCATCCCCATCGACCGCTCGATCCCCCGCTACACCGGAATCCTGGACGCCGAGGACTTCAGCGGCATCACGGTCTACCAGGGGCGCGGCGTCGGCGGCGGCTCACTGGTCAACGGCGGCATGGCCGTCACCCCGAAGCGGGAGAACTTCGGCGCCGTCCTCCCCACGGTCAACGCCGACGAGATGTACTCCACCTACTACCCGCGCGCCAACTCCGGCCTCGGCGTCGGCACCGTGGACCCGGCCTGGTTCGACAGCGTCGACTGCTACAAGTACGCCCGGGTCGGCCGCAAGCAGGCCCAGCGCTCAGGCTTCCCGTTCGTCTTCGTGCCCGACGTGTACGACTGGGACTACATGGAGCAGGAGGCGGCCGGCACCGTACCCAAGTCGGCACTGGCGGGTGAGATCCTCTACGGCAACAACTACGGCAAGAAGTCGCTGCAGAAGACCTACCTCGCCCAGGTCATGGCGACCGGAAACGTCACCATCTCGCCCCTGCACAAGGTGACCTCGGTCTCTCCGGCGTCGGCCGGCGGCTACACCGTCGTCATTGACCAGCTGCGCACCGACGGGAGCACAGAGGCCACCAAGACGGTGACCGCGGACAAGGTGTTCTTCGCGGCCGGCAGCGTCGGCACGAGCAAACTGCTGACCGAGCTGAAGGCGACCGGCAAGCTGCCCGCCCTCAACGACGAGATCGGCAAGGGCTGGGGCGACAACGGCAACGTCATGTGCGGCCGCGCCAACCACCTGTGGGACCCGACCGGCGCGGTCCAGTCGAGCATCCCCTGCGGCGGCATCGACAACTGGGCCGCCGGCGGCGCGTTCGCCGAGGTCGCGCCGCTGCCGACCGGGATCGAGACGTTCGCCTCGTT includes these proteins:
- a CDS encoding SpoIIE family protein phosphatase gives rise to the protein MTWYGAARGAPLSEGAGVPGRLKDGRAPDELSLVLAQAVVNGVEAAGGQAGGAFLRSRTPGLLRLAVLAGLPGPLFRPWWRMHVNRPFPVADAFRRGQAVHLADPEEAMRRYPQLMAGLPFPFGSLYVPVRCGGEPVGVLTILRPATPGKPVGTAERRRLGTVAEELGTALTELASAGTEPRWDEEPLPVQLPAGSSPPVRIGRFDWDLASGAVGADAELCAILGTEPAEFPGTIDALAARLAPEDVYGLWALARQAAGSGGPVVRRMRLRGPDGRSHLLEVSGRRDGAAGPGAASHLTGFLVDLGIGPVVPEAADRLPRGIFSLDRFGRITYLNDLAEQLLGHARSELVGRVLWEVLPWFANPAYEDHYRSAMISDEPVHFLARRNPPPWLAISLYPGHEGLTAVLTPTEEPSYAPGSVSSPGLGLGSPADRSAALYRPVALAIALTEAVTARQVSAVVTEELLPAFGGRQLAIYLLKEGRLYLEWETGFPKGFLDGFDGVGLDARIPGVETLTSGRPIFFESMQHLGAAYPGIPMDADVGARAFLPLIASGQHVGSCILGFDQPRGFSPEDRTVLTALAGLIAQALQRAQRYDTEAALARGLQDVLLPHRLPVVDHVATAGRYLAGTQGMDVGGDWYDVIETGERVALVIGDVQGHGVAAAATMGQLRSAVRAFALSGHDPQEVMSGTNRLLIDLDPGQFASCCYIVLDPATGIAQAVRAGHPQPVLRHPDGTAEVLDLSGGIVLGVAPDAAYPVSELHLATGAMLALYTDGMVEQSGTDIDVGIERLRRILADFGPAPLTDTADHVIARARQAPDRPDDIALLLAGRWEETDDTNSADGGADRTARTP
- a CDS encoding antitoxin, with protein sequence MSMLDKIKDLMKGHPDQARQGVEKGGDIVDKKTGGKYGGQVDSAQQKLNDQLGDKRPPADDR
- a CDS encoding GMC oxidoreductase gives rise to the protein MTDSSLPDKGSSGVSRRRFIARTSFIVGAAALSGHATVAQAASRARATVIGSGEHVPVLVIGTGYGGSVAALRLARAGIKVHMVEMGMSWDSPGSDGKIFANTTSPDGRSYWLRTKTKQPLSNFFGIPIDRSIPRYTGILDAEDFSGITVYQGRGVGGGSLVNGGMAVTPKRENFGAVLPTVNADEMYSTYYPRANSGLGVGTVDPAWFDSVDCYKYARVGRKQAQRSGFPFVFVPDVYDWDYMEQEAAGTVPKSALAGEILYGNNYGKKSLQKTYLAQVMATGNVTISPLHKVTSVSPASAGGYTVVIDQLRTDGSTEATKTVTADKVFFAAGSVGTSKLLTELKATGKLPALNDEIGKGWGDNGNVMCGRANHLWDPTGAVQSSIPCGGIDNWAAGGAFAEVAPLPTGIETFASFYLSITKNPNRAQFSWNPATGKVDLDWQTAWKQPSIDMAKTIFDKINAKEGTIYRTDLFGVYKIWGDHLTYHPLGGAVLDRATDNYGRLHGYTGLYVIDGALIPGNTSVNPFVTITALAERNIEKIIATDL